A genomic region of Pseudomonas sp. KU43P contains the following coding sequences:
- a CDS encoding CoA transferase subunit B, translating into MALTREQMAQRVARELKDGYYVNLGIGIPTLVANYVPADMDVMLQSENGLLGMGEFPTESTLDPDMINAGKQTVTARRGASIFDSAQSFAMIRGGHVDLTVLGAFEVDVQGNIASWMIPGKLVKGMGGAMDLVAGADNIIVTMTHASKDGESKLLPQCSLPLTGAGCIRKVLTDLAYLEIENGAFILRETAPGVTVEEIIEKTAGKLIVPDDVKEMTF; encoded by the coding sequence ATGGCACTGACCCGCGAACAGATGGCGCAACGCGTCGCCCGTGAATTGAAGGACGGCTACTACGTCAACCTCGGCATCGGCATCCCGACCTTGGTGGCCAACTACGTACCGGCCGACATGGATGTGATGCTGCAGTCGGAAAACGGCCTGCTCGGCATGGGCGAGTTTCCCACCGAGAGCACCCTCGACCCCGACATGATCAACGCCGGCAAACAGACCGTCACCGCCCGCCGCGGCGCCTCGATCTTCGATTCGGCGCAATCCTTCGCCATGATCCGTGGCGGCCACGTCGACCTCACCGTGCTGGGCGCCTTCGAAGTGGACGTACAGGGCAACATCGCCTCGTGGATGATCCCGGGCAAGCTGGTCAAGGGCATGGGCGGCGCCATGGACCTGGTGGCCGGTGCCGACAACATCATCGTCACCATGACTCACGCCTCCAAGGACGGCGAGTCCAAGCTGCTGCCACAGTGCAGCCTGCCGCTCACCGGTGCCGGCTGCATCCGCAAGGTGCTGACCGACCTGGCTTACCTGGAGATCGAAAACGGCGCCTTCATCCTGCGCGAGACCGCGCCGGGAGTGACCGTCGAGGAGATCATCGAGAAAACCGCCGGCAAGTTGATCGTGCCGGACGATGTGAAGGAGATGACCTTCTAA
- a CDS encoding CoA transferase subunit A: protein MAGLDKRVATYEEALDGLTDNMTVLAGGFGLCGIPENLINEIRRRGVKGLTVVSNNCGVDGFGLGVLLEDRQIRKMIASYVGENAEFERQLLSGELEVELTPQGTLAEKMRAGGAGIPAFFTATGYGTPVADGKEVREFKGRKYILEESITGDFAIVKGWKADHYGNVVYRNTAQNFNPLAATAGKITVVEVEEIVEPGVLLPSEIHTPGIYVDRVIVGSFEKRIEKRTVKA, encoded by the coding sequence ATGGCCGGACTGGACAAGCGCGTAGCAACTTATGAAGAGGCCCTTGACGGCCTGACCGACAACATGACGGTGCTGGCTGGCGGCTTCGGCCTGTGCGGCATCCCGGAAAACCTCATCAACGAAATCCGCCGCCGTGGCGTCAAGGGCCTGACCGTGGTCTCCAACAACTGCGGCGTCGATGGCTTCGGCCTGGGTGTACTGCTGGAAGACCGGCAGATCCGCAAGATGATCGCGTCCTACGTCGGTGAAAACGCCGAGTTCGAACGCCAGCTGCTCAGCGGCGAGCTGGAAGTGGAACTGACCCCACAAGGCACCCTGGCCGAGAAAATGCGCGCAGGCGGCGCTGGCATCCCGGCCTTCTTCACCGCCACCGGCTACGGCACTCCGGTGGCCGACGGCAAGGAAGTGCGCGAGTTCAAGGGCCGCAAGTACATCCTCGAAGAGTCCATCACCGGCGACTTCGCCATCGTCAAGGGCTGGAAGGCCGATCACTACGGCAACGTGGTGTACCGCAACACCGCGCAGAACTTCAACCCGCTGGCCGCCACCGCCGGCAAGATCACCGTGGTGGAAGTGGAAGAGATCGTCGAGCCCGGCGTGCTGTTGCCCAGCGAGATCCACACCCCGGGCATCTATGTTGACCGGGTCATCGTCGGCAGCTTCGAAAAGCGCATCGAAAAGCGCACCGTCAAGGCCTGA
- a CDS encoding LysR family transcriptional regulator: MNVKQLRAFVAVAKYQSFAQAGEHLHVSQPALSLTIKALEDNLGGALLTRTTRSVSLTAEGEVLLPLARRLLADWDDTEEMLRQRFTLQLGRVSVAAIPAFAGNLLPHSLKVFRQRYPKVNVTVHDVINEQVLELVRHRRVELGIGFEPDNCDGLNFHPLYLDRFVAVVPADSPLALQRQVSWAQLLAEDFIALQRPSAVRLLLEQNVAALHGKLAVAFESHQLSTIGRMVASGLGVSAVPALCINQMQELGARCVTLVDPAVERRIGVIALSDHKLSTAAQALLEVLLSHTQAPEVTCVT; the protein is encoded by the coding sequence ATGAACGTCAAGCAACTGCGCGCCTTCGTCGCCGTGGCCAAGTACCAGAGTTTTGCCCAGGCTGGCGAACACCTGCATGTTTCCCAGCCGGCCCTGAGCCTGACCATCAAGGCGCTGGAAGACAACCTGGGGGGCGCCCTGCTCACCCGCACCACCCGCAGCGTCAGCCTCACGGCCGAGGGAGAGGTGCTGCTGCCGCTGGCCAGGCGCCTGCTGGCCGACTGGGACGACACCGAAGAAATGCTACGCCAGCGCTTCACGTTGCAGCTGGGCCGCGTCTCGGTGGCGGCCATCCCGGCCTTTGCCGGCAACCTGCTACCACATAGCCTCAAGGTGTTTCGCCAACGCTATCCCAAGGTCAACGTCACGGTGCACGACGTGATCAACGAGCAAGTGCTGGAACTGGTGCGCCATCGCCGCGTCGAACTGGGCATCGGTTTCGAGCCGGACAATTGCGATGGCCTGAATTTCCATCCGCTGTACCTGGACCGCTTCGTTGCCGTGGTGCCCGCCGACTCACCACTGGCCTTGCAAAGGCAGGTCAGCTGGGCGCAATTGCTGGCCGAGGATTTCATTGCCCTGCAACGCCCATCGGCCGTGCGCCTGCTGTTGGAGCAGAACGTGGCGGCCTTGCACGGCAAGCTGGCGGTGGCGTTCGAAAGCCATCAGCTTTCAACCATTGGCCGCATGGTCGCCAGCGGCTTGGGCGTCAGTGCGGTGCCGGCGTTGTGCATCAACCAGATGCAGGAACTGGGCGCCCGTTGCGTAACGCTGGTCGACCCCGCCGTGGAGCGTCGCATCGGTGTGATCGCCCTGAGCGACCACAAGCTTTCCACCGCAGCGCAGGCGCTGCTCGAAGTGCTGCTTTCCCACACTCAAGCTCCGGAGGTGACATGCGTTACGTGA
- a CDS encoding aldo/keto reductase, which translates to MRYVNLAGCNVPAIGQGTWYMGEDPTRKAAEVAALQQGIDLGMSLIDTAEMYAEGGAEEVVGQAIAGRRDQVFLVSKVYPHNASRRGVPAACERSLKRLGTDVIDLYLLHWRGQYPLEETVEAFESLREQGKIRRWGVSNFDVDDLRELHNPDCATNQVLYNPTQRGIEFDLLPWSRQRGLPTMAYCPLAQAGRLLQHPLLREIAERHGATPAQVSLAWVTREDGVIAIPKAVAPEHVRLNAAAGALVLTSEDLRAIDRMFPAPTRKQHLAMV; encoded by the coding sequence ATGCGTTACGTGAATCTGGCAGGTTGCAACGTGCCGGCCATTGGCCAGGGCACCTGGTACATGGGCGAAGACCCGACCCGCAAGGCGGCCGAAGTGGCCGCGCTGCAACAAGGCATCGACCTGGGCATGAGCCTGATCGACACCGCCGAAATGTACGCCGAAGGCGGTGCCGAGGAAGTGGTGGGCCAGGCCATCGCCGGGCGCCGGGACCAGGTGTTCCTGGTCAGCAAGGTCTATCCGCACAATGCCAGCCGGCGCGGTGTCCCGGCGGCCTGTGAACGCAGCCTGAAACGCCTGGGCACTGACGTGATCGACCTGTATCTGCTGCATTGGCGCGGGCAGTATCCGCTCGAAGAAACCGTCGAAGCCTTCGAAAGCTTGCGTGAGCAAGGCAAGATTCGCCGCTGGGGCGTGTCCAACTTCGATGTGGATGACTTGCGAGAGCTGCACAACCCCGACTGCGCCACCAACCAGGTGCTGTACAACCCGACGCAACGTGGCATCGAGTTCGACCTGTTGCCCTGGAGCCGTCAGCGTGGCTTGCCAACCATGGCCTACTGCCCATTGGCCCAGGCCGGGCGGCTGTTGCAGCATCCGTTGTTGCGCGAAATCGCCGAACGTCATGGCGCCACACCGGCTCAGGTCAGCCTGGCCTGGGTGACGCGTGAGGACGGGGTGATCGCCATTCCCAAGGCGGTGGCGCCGGAACATGTGCGGCTGAATGCGGCGGCTGGGGCGTTGGTCTTGACCAGCGAGGATCTGCGGGCGATCGATCGGATGTTCCCGGCGCCGACGCGCAAGCAGCATCTGGCGATGGTCTGA